Proteins encoded within one genomic window of Anopheles gambiae chromosome 3, idAnoGambNW_F1_1, whole genome shotgun sequence:
- the LOC1278343 gene encoding outer dynein arm-docking complex subunit 4 codes for MSNAKTALGILGGEDELLQSFVRVGLRTDGDDDQQQQQSNVTFSGGASGGGSGGGSGGGAGGSGSGSGAGAGGSGGGGSQTTTIQHQASQGKLDTHLIRQFSDHCSDMSDKNAPRKYRDLFNEPVDVKKRRYFDEVYTDKDRAAAVSIGNFDIKQNLINKRRQERNEALQTEEAEPGAILALGMREIKNGNLDNAVLFISKALEMNNNDQNALVARSRCFLQLGEPGKALQDAETALVLDKNNIRAIYQKAEALYYLGQFEHSLMFFHRGLRLRPELASFRLGVQKTQEAIENTIGNNTKNQPQKKPTKVEKPKTAKRNQLSREELEKRASRRLLGDLYIDKEYLENLIKHPDLRKADTNTEGVSEYAKDAINFLNNRQEFWRQQKPCTSLNAKKINGANGMLPRWL; via the exons ATGAGCAACGCCAAAACGGCACTGGGCATATTGGGCGGCGAAGATGAGCTGCTCCAAAGCTTTGTACGCGTGGGTCTGAGAACGGACGGTGACGatgaccagcagcagcagcagtcgaatGTAACGTTTTCGGGCGGTGCAAGCGGTGGAGGtagcggtggtggtagtggtggtggtgctggtggaagtGGTAGTGGAAGTGGGGCTGGTGCGGGAGGAAGTGGTGGAGGTGGGTCTCAGACGACCACCATCCAGCATCAGGCCAGCCAGGGCAAGCTGGATACGCATCTGATACGCCAGTTTTCTGACCACTGTTCTGATATGAGTGATAAAAATGCACCCAGAAAGTATCG TGACTTGTTCAACGAGCCGGTGGACGTCAAGAAGCGACGTTACTTCGACGAGGTGTACACCGATAAAGATCGTGCGGCTGCCGTTAGTATAG GAAACTTTGATATAAAGCAAAATCTCATCAACAAACGACGCCAGGAGCGGAACGAGGCGTTACAAACGGAGGAAGCCGAACCGGGTGCCATCCTGGCATTGGGGATGCGTGAGATCAAGAACGGAAACTTGGACAATGCTGTTCTGTTTATTTCCAAG GCACTGGAGATGAACAACAATGATCAGAATGCGTTGGTTGCCAGGAGCCGCTGTTTCTTGCAGCTTGGCGAACCGGGCAAAGCTTTGCAGGATGCGGAGACGGCTCTCGTGCTGGACAAAAACAACATCCGTGCGATCTACCAGAAGGCGGAAGCGCTCTACTATCTGGGCCAGTTCGAGCacagtttgatgttttttcaCCGTGGTTTGCGCTTGCGTCCGGAGTTGGCTAGCTTTCGGTTGG GTGTTCAAAAAACGCAGGAAGCGATCGAGAATACTATCGGAAATAATACGAAAAACCAGCCGCAAAAGAAACCGACCAAGGTGGAAAAGCCCAAGACCGCCAAACGCAACCAGCTGTCGCGGGAAGAGCTGGAAAAGCGTGCCTCCCGCCGACTGCTGGGCGATCTGTACATTGACAAGGAGTATCTGGAGAACCTGATCAAGCACCCTGATCTGCGCAAGGCGGACACCAACACGGAGGGTGTGTCGGAGTACGCTAAGGACGCGATCAACTTCCTGAACAATAGGCAGGAGTTTTGGAGACAGCAGAAACCATGCACCAGCTTGAATGCGAAGAAAATTAACGGTGCAAACGGTATGCTTCCGCGCTGGTTGTAA
- the LOC1278346 gene encoding SHC-transforming protein 1 — MPRNGEASSGLEKGVSSSKTAPEWLHPDHVIMNEGVTFDVRYIGCLEIKASMKKLDFPTRSQVAKECINRVCEAASLKSSKKRRVDKRVLQCISDTPDMEHAGTNVTLTVSSKYLSLVNVDTGEIIAKHDMPRISFASGGDTDTLDFVAYVAKDLNEWRACYVLECGGSLTQDLIATVGQAFELRYKEFFKQPETQSKFHELTRTDKVYYNDLPDKMPPDLLTENDHHSSSQSHSSSSAKQTRERIPSNLIDLNTPLPCHDYVNDKHANATNNSHSNKSISSSTIVKDVFDMQPFTISSEIQRSQLLTESWYHGSISRAQSEHLLKNDGDFLVRESAGTQGQYVLTGMQNNSPKHLLLIDPEGIVRTKDRVFDSISHLINFHWTNSLPIISAESALLLRHPILRTTDLLSKAKLAHLNLQ, encoded by the exons ATGCCACGCAACGGTGAAGCATCGTCCGGGCTGGAGAAAGGGGTCAGCAGCTCGAAAACGGCCCCCGAATGGCTGCATCCGGATCATGTCATCATGAACGAAGGTGTTACGTTTGACGTGCGG TACATCGGATGTTTGGAGATTAAAGCTTCCATGAAAAAGCTCGACTTCCCAACGCGATCACAGGTGGCAAA AGAATGCATAAATCGGGTCTGCGAAGCGGCCAGCCTGAAAAGCTCGAAAAAGCGGCGAGTCGACAAGCGTGTGCTGCAGTGCATATCCGATACGCCCGACATGGAGCATGCCGGCACCAACGTCACGCTGACGGTTTCCAGCAAGTACCTGTCGCTGGTGAATGTGGACACGGGCGAGATCATCGCCAAGCACGACATGCCGAGAATATCGTTCGCTTCCGGTGGTGATACG GACACGCTGGACTTTGTGGCGTACGTAGCGAAGGATCTGAACGAATGGCGCGCCTGCTACGTGCTGGAGTGTGGCGGCAGTCTAACGCAGGACCTGATCGCCACCGTCGGCCAAGCGTTCGAGCTGCGGTACAAGGAGTTCTTCAAGCAGCCGGAAACGCAGAGCAAGTTCCACGAGCTGACGCGAACGGACAAGGTGTACTACAATGACCTGCCGGACAAGATGCCGCCCGACCTGCTGACCGAGAACGATCACCATTCGTCGTCGCAGTCGCACAGTTCCTCCAGCGCAAAG CAAACGCGGGAAAGGATACCGAGCAATTTGATCGATCTAAATACGCCGCTTCCCTGTCACGACTACGTGAACGACAAGCATGCAAACGCGACCAACAATTCGCACAGCAATAAGTCAATCTCTTCCAGCACGATCGTAAAGGATGTGTTTGATATGC AACCATTTACCATCTCGTCCGAGATACAAAGGTCGCAGCTGCTGACGGAATCGTGGTACCACGGCAGCATCAGCCGGGCACAGTCCGAGCATCTGCTGAAGAACGATGGCGACTTTCTGGTGCGCGAATCGGCCGGCACGCAAGGCCAGTACGTGCTGACCGGCATGCAGAACAACTCGCCCAAGCACCTGTTGCTGATCGATCCGGAAGGAATC GTACGAACCAAAGATCGAGTCTTCGATAGTATTAGTCACCTTATCAACTTTCACTGGACAAACTCTCTGCCGATCATCTCCGCCGAGAGTgcgttgctgctgcggcaTCCGATCCTGCGGACGACCGATCTGCTGTCGAAAGCCAAACTGGCTCACCTAAACCTGCagtag
- the LOC1278347 gene encoding uncharacterized protein LOC1278347 isoform X1 yields the protein MAIRSLRYVASVGANVPKPVACIGGALQQPPFIGHIARVGAGAPSSSAAASWSASGTSVRFFSALHHHPSAQGSDRRFDRIVAERNLCAPKVHTMVNARTVATQEISRSIQLFTDKPRNVEKDQQTLRLKQQCDRPAVLIISWLNARQKHLAKYAQLYIDQGFDVFCTHITPWQLLWPVKGTQLVAAEIVKFLKNNDFKHGLVLHGFSVGGYLWGECLVHIARDLPNYQVVLDRVIGQVWDSAADITEISVGVPKALFPKNPTLQSALKKYMLYHMKAFHEPATSHYIRSSQMFHTNLLRCPALFLISKTDPVGTVEANTRVKDSWEQSGVKTTVKCWDRSPHVGHFMKHRDEYVDVLFHHLRQLNLPSLKQDALLRAKL from the exons ATGGCAATCCGATCCCTACGGTATGTGGCCAGCGTCGGTGCGAACGTGCCGAAACCTGTGGCCTGCATCGGTGGTGCgttgcagcagccgccattcatCGGACACATTGCACGAGTTGGAGCAGGAGCACCCAGCAGCAGTGCCGCTGCCAGCTGGTCCGCGTCCGGAACGAGCGTACGGTTCTTCAGCGCACTGCACCACCACCCGTCGGCCCAGGGCAGCGACcgacggttcgatcggatcgtgGCAGAACGTAAC CTCTGTGCCCCGAAAGTGCACACGATGGTAAACGCTCGCACGGTGGCGACGCAGGAAATAAGCCGCAGCATTCAACTGTTCACCGACAAGCCGAGAAATGTGGAAAAGGATCAGCAAACCCTAAG GCTGAAGCAACAGTGTGACCGGCCGGCGGTACTGATCATCTCCTGGCTGAATGCGCGCCAGAAGCATCTGGCCAAGTACGCCCAGCTGTACATCGACCAAGGGTTCGACGTGTTCTGCACGCACATCACGCCCTGGCAGCTGCTGTGGCCCGTCAAGGGAACGCAG TTGGTAGCGGCCGAGATTGTCAAGTTTCTCAAAAACAACGACTTCAAGCACGGACTGGTGCTGCACGGCTTTTCCGTCGGCGGGTACCTGTGGGGCGAGTGTTTGGTGCACATTGCGCGCGATCTGCCCAACTACCAGGTGGTGCTGGATCGCGTGATCGGGCAGGTGTGGGACAGTGCGGCCGACATTACGGAGATATCGGTCGGCGTGCCGAAGGCACTGTTCCCCAAGAATCCAACCCTGCAGAGTGCGTTGAAAAAGTACATGCT GTACCACATGAAGGCCTTCCACGAGCCGGCCACATCGCACTACATCCGCTCGAGCCAGATGTTCCACACGAATCTGCTGCGCTGTCCGGCCCTGTTTCTGATTTCGAAAACCGACCCCGTCGGTACGGTGGAGGCCAACACGCGCGTGAAGGACAGCTGGGAGCAGAGCGGCGTGAAG ACGACGGTCAAGTGTTGGGATCGTTCGCCGCACGTCGGCCACTTCATGAAGCATCGGGACGAGTACGTCGATGTGCTGTTCCACCATCTGCGGCAGCTGAATCTACCGAGCCTGAAGCAGGATGCGCTACTGCGGGCCAAACTGTAA
- the LOC1278347 gene encoding uncharacterized protein LOC1278347 isoform X2 has protein sequence MVNARTVATQEISRSIQLFTDKPRNVEKDQQTLRLKQQCDRPAVLIISWLNARQKHLAKYAQLYIDQGFDVFCTHITPWQLLWPVKGTQLVAAEIVKFLKNNDFKHGLVLHGFSVGGYLWGECLVHIARDLPNYQVVLDRVIGQVWDSAADITEISVGVPKALFPKNPTLQSALKKYMLYHMKAFHEPATSHYIRSSQMFHTNLLRCPALFLISKTDPVGTVEANTRVKDSWEQSGVKTTVKCWDRSPHVGHFMKHRDEYVDVLFHHLRQLNLPSLKQDALLRAKL, from the exons ATGGTAAACGCTCGCACGGTGGCGACGCAGGAAATAAGCCGCAGCATTCAACTGTTCACCGACAAGCCGAGAAATGTGGAAAAGGATCAGCAAACCCTAAG GCTGAAGCAACAGTGTGACCGGCCGGCGGTACTGATCATCTCCTGGCTGAATGCGCGCCAGAAGCATCTGGCCAAGTACGCCCAGCTGTACATCGACCAAGGGTTCGACGTGTTCTGCACGCACATCACGCCCTGGCAGCTGCTGTGGCCCGTCAAGGGAACGCAG TTGGTAGCGGCCGAGATTGTCAAGTTTCTCAAAAACAACGACTTCAAGCACGGACTGGTGCTGCACGGCTTTTCCGTCGGCGGGTACCTGTGGGGCGAGTGTTTGGTGCACATTGCGCGCGATCTGCCCAACTACCAGGTGGTGCTGGATCGCGTGATCGGGCAGGTGTGGGACAGTGCGGCCGACATTACGGAGATATCGGTCGGCGTGCCGAAGGCACTGTTCCCCAAGAATCCAACCCTGCAGAGTGCGTTGAAAAAGTACATGCT GTACCACATGAAGGCCTTCCACGAGCCGGCCACATCGCACTACATCCGCTCGAGCCAGATGTTCCACACGAATCTGCTGCGCTGTCCGGCCCTGTTTCTGATTTCGAAAACCGACCCCGTCGGTACGGTGGAGGCCAACACGCGCGTGAAGGACAGCTGGGAGCAGAGCGGCGTGAAG ACGACGGTCAAGTGTTGGGATCGTTCGCCGCACGTCGGCCACTTCATGAAGCATCGGGACGAGTACGTCGATGTGCTGTTCCACCATCTGCGGCAGCTGAATCTACCGAGCCTGAAGCAGGATGCGCTACTGCGGGCCAAACTGTAA